A DNA window from Streptomyces bacillaris contains the following coding sequences:
- a CDS encoding helix-turn-helix domain-containing protein, with product MDAAQQEATARARELQRSWYGEPLGALFRRLIDDLGLNQARLAAVLGLSAPMLSQLMSGQRAKIGNPAVVQRVQALQELSGQVADGSVSAGEATDRMEEIKKSQGGSVLTGTGQTTTTGGAPTVRRVVREIQSLLRSVAAAGDIIDAADSLAPTHPELAEFLRVYGAGRTADAVAHYEGHQS from the coding sequence ATGGACGCAGCGCAGCAGGAAGCGACGGCAAGAGCCAGAGAGCTTCAGCGCAGTTGGTACGGGGAGCCGCTGGGGGCGCTCTTCCGTCGGCTGATCGACGACCTGGGCCTCAACCAGGCACGGCTCGCCGCGGTTCTCGGGCTCTCCGCCCCGATGCTCTCCCAGCTGATGAGCGGCCAGCGGGCCAAGATCGGGAACCCTGCGGTCGTCCAGCGCGTCCAGGCACTCCAGGAGCTGTCCGGCCAGGTCGCGGACGGCAGCGTCAGCGCGGGGGAGGCCACCGACCGCATGGAGGAGATCAAGAAATCGCAGGGCGGGTCCGTCCTGACCGGCACCGGTCAGACCACCACGACCGGGGGCGCTCCCACCGTCCGCCGCGTGGTGCGCGAGATCCAGTCCCTGCTGCGGTCGGTCGCGGCGGCCGGCGACATCATCGATGCCGCCGACTCCCTCGCCCCGACCCACCCGGAGCTGGCAGAGTTCCTCCGGGTGTACGGGGCGGGCCGCACCGCGGACGCGGTCGCGCACTACGAGGGACACCAGAGCTAG
- a CDS encoding DUF3515 family protein, giving the protein MVRVPRARKAAVAVAAVALTAGALVSCGADSPGEGVTSAPHAGDAACKRFAAGYPDRLGGQKLTFTDRPGVAVWGENAIVLRCGVELPEPTIDPCATVDGVDWVFREDRSEDGGKVVVTYGRDPAVEVAVTEEITAVDDVLVGLSALVEPVKPYTKCVGMDDVPAPAPSG; this is encoded by the coding sequence GTGGTGCGAGTCCCCCGCGCGCGGAAGGCCGCCGTCGCGGTGGCGGCCGTCGCCCTGACCGCCGGTGCCCTGGTGTCGTGCGGCGCGGACTCCCCCGGCGAAGGCGTCACCTCCGCCCCGCACGCAGGGGACGCGGCCTGCAAGCGGTTCGCCGCCGGCTACCCGGACCGCCTCGGCGGACAGAAGCTGACCTTCACCGACCGCCCCGGGGTCGCCGTCTGGGGCGAGAACGCGATCGTGCTGCGCTGCGGCGTCGAGCTGCCCGAGCCGACCATCGACCCGTGCGCGACCGTCGACGGCGTGGACTGGGTCTTCCGCGAGGACCGCTCCGAGGACGGCGGCAAGGTCGTCGTCACCTACGGCCGCGACCCGGCCGTGGAGGTGGCCGTCACCGAGGAGATCACCGCCGTGGACGACGTCCTGGTCGGCCTGTCCGCGCTGGTCGAGCCCGTGAAGCCGTACACGAAGTGCGTGGGCATGGACGACGTACCGGCCCCGGCACCCTCCGGCTGA
- a CDS encoding DUF5324 family protein, whose translation MTRIDSVRAATDSARDSAQHAAEVVAPYADSAREQAAHYAHEARVRLAPKVTKAAKQARVQYESHLAPRLEQALTHVPPKVDEAAQRAAHSTRKAARTAAEYTAPRVEQARAVAQPVAEQASARSAAALAALRSNVTAKEIQKLARKHERRARAGRATKGLLVLGILAGGAYAAWRWWDKQANPDWLVEPPVATEVGDERAPLGTVDGSGRAVLDPEVEAKQAEAEAEGDVPGHDDRA comes from the coding sequence GTGACCCGCATCGACAGCGTGCGCGCCGCAACCGACTCGGCCAGGGACAGCGCGCAGCACGCCGCGGAAGTGGTGGCGCCGTACGCCGACTCGGCCAGGGAGCAGGCTGCCCACTATGCGCACGAGGCCCGCGTACGGCTCGCGCCCAAGGTGACGAAGGCGGCCAAGCAGGCCCGTGTCCAGTACGAGTCCCATCTCGCCCCGCGCCTCGAACAGGCCCTGACCCATGTGCCGCCGAAGGTCGACGAGGCCGCGCAGCGCGCCGCCCACTCGACCCGGAAGGCCGCCAGGACCGCCGCCGAGTACACCGCGCCGCGCGTCGAGCAGGCCCGGGCGGTGGCCCAGCCGGTGGCCGAGCAGGCCTCGGCCCGCAGCGCCGCGGCGCTCGCCGCGCTCCGGAGCAACGTCACGGCCAAGGAGATCCAGAAGCTGGCCCGCAAGCACGAGCGGCGGGCCAGGGCCGGCCGGGCCACCAAGGGGCTCCTGGTGCTGGGCATCCTCGCCGGTGGCGCCTACGCCGCTTGGCGCTGGTGGGACAAGCAGGCCAACCCGGACTGGCTGGTCGAGCCGCCGGTCGCCACCGAGGTGGGCGACGAGCGCGCGCCGCTCGGCACGGTCGACGGCAGCGGCCGGGCCGTGCTCGACCCGGAGGTCGAGGCCAAGCAGGCCGAGGCGGAGGCCGAAGGGGACGTCCCGGGCCACGACGACCGCGCCTGA
- a CDS encoding serine/threonine protein kinase, whose translation MGEVFAGRYELIDPIGRGGVGAVWRAWDHRRRRYVAAKVLQQSDAHTLLRFVREQALRIEHPHVLAPASWAADDDKVLFTMDLVSGGSLAHVIGDYGPLPPRFVCLLLDQLLSGLSTVHAEGVVHRDIKPANILMEATGSGRPHLRLSDFGISMRKGEPRLTETNYVVGTPGYFAPEQMMGAEPDFPADLFAVGMVALYLLQGRKPDSQALVEHFAAHGTPSAPEGIPEPLWQVLAGLLQPDPQARFRTATGARKALNAAVEMLPEPGPDDEPVEVFDQIGPLPPGFGPDGPEAPARPVDTPQAPQEPQPPLTTPQAPQEPSASTPRPPAQEPSVPAPPPVSMSETGSFHLAPPPQQLQPRTPAPAPAPPQHQPPFHQPAPTPAAPPNPYAVGAQDLAQAPTSGVPQDASATRPYTAQQHHPLAAHAHTPAPAPSPAPARQARQTRPGPPPKVAVPVLVVALICFAVGIWALTQM comes from the coding sequence ATGGGTGAGGTCTTCGCCGGTCGGTACGAACTGATCGATCCGATCGGGCGTGGTGGGGTCGGCGCCGTCTGGCGGGCCTGGGACCACCGGCGCCGCAGGTACGTCGCGGCCAAGGTCCTGCAGCAGAGCGACGCGCACACGCTGCTGCGCTTCGTCCGCGAGCAGGCGCTGCGCATCGAGCACCCGCACGTCCTGGCCCCGGCCAGCTGGGCCGCCGACGACGACAAGGTCCTGTTCACCATGGACCTGGTGAGCGGCGGTTCGCTCGCCCATGTCATAGGCGACTACGGGCCGTTGCCCCCGCGCTTCGTCTGTCTGCTCCTGGACCAGCTGCTCTCCGGCCTCTCCACGGTGCACGCCGAGGGGGTGGTCCACCGGGACATCAAGCCGGCCAACATCCTGATGGAGGCGACCGGTTCAGGCCGCCCGCATCTGCGCCTCTCCGACTTCGGCATCTCGATGCGCAAGGGCGAGCCCCGGCTGACCGAGACCAACTACGTGGTCGGCACACCCGGTTACTTCGCCCCCGAGCAGATGATGGGCGCCGAACCCGACTTCCCCGCGGACCTCTTCGCGGTCGGCATGGTCGCCCTCTACCTCCTCCAGGGCCGCAAGCCCGACTCCCAGGCGCTGGTGGAGCACTTCGCCGCCCACGGCACCCCGAGCGCCCCCGAAGGCATCCCCGAGCCGCTCTGGCAGGTGCTCGCCGGGCTGCTCCAGCCGGACCCGCAGGCCCGGTTCCGTACGGCGACGGGGGCGCGCAAGGCGCTGAACGCGGCGGTCGAGATGCTGCCCGAACCGGGGCCGGACGACGAGCCGGTGGAGGTGTTCGACCAGATCGGCCCGCTGCCCCCGGGGTTCGGCCCCGACGGCCCCGAGGCGCCCGCGAGGCCCGTCGATACGCCCCAGGCACCCCAGGAGCCCCAACCGCCCCTGACGACGCCTCAGGCGCCTCAGGAGCCGTCAGCGTCGACGCCCCGACCGCCCGCCCAGGAGCCGTCCGTACCGGCGCCGCCGCCCGTCTCCATGTCCGAGACCGGCAGCTTCCACCTGGCACCCCCGCCCCAGCAACTCCAGCCCCGCACACCGGCGCCCGCACCGGCCCCGCCGCAGCACCAGCCCCCGTTCCACCAGCCCGCACCCACGCCGGCGGCGCCCCCGAACCCGTACGCCGTCGGAGCCCAGGATCTCGCCCAGGCACCGACCTCCGGCGTACCCCAGGACGCGTCGGCCACCCGGCCCTACACGGCCCAGCAGCACCACCCCCTCGCGGCGCACGCGCACACCCCCGCGCCCGCCCCCTCGCCCGCCCCCGCGCGGCAGGCACGGCAGACGCGGCCGGGACCGCCCCCGAAGGTGGCGGTCCCGGTGCTGGTCGTGGCGCTGATCTGCTTCGCGGTCGGCATCTGGGCGCTGACCCAGATGTAG